The following coding sequences lie in one Cloeon dipterum chromosome 1, ieCloDipt1.1, whole genome shotgun sequence genomic window:
- the Sec13 gene encoding protein SEC13 homolog produces MVSVINTVDTGHEDMVHDAKMDYCGLRLATCSSDMSVKVYDVRNGTQTLVADLRGHEGPVWQVAWAHPKFGSIIASCSYDRKVIIWKETNEKWVKFLENSNHESSVNSIAWAPHEHGLILCCGSSDGSVSIINSNTTIAGQWEVKKIVPAHTIGCNAVSWAPAETPNSLFDSNSNKLVKRIVTGGCDNLVKIWREDGDQWVEEAKLERHSDWVRDVAWAPSLGMPRSYIASGSQDRRVIIWSKHGNEDWRHTVLNTFDDVIWSVSWSLTGNILAVTGGDNKVTLWRRDPVSDDQWTCISDVNKGQGQVIAGEQRAL; encoded by the exons ATGGTGTCTGTGATTAACACTGTGGACACTGGGCACGAGGACATGGTGCACGATGCAAAGATGGACTACTGCGGTCTCCGGCTGGCCACTTGCTCGTCGGATATGTCTGTCAAAGTCTATGACGTGCGCAACGGCACTCAAACCTTGGTGGCCGACCTCAGAGGCCACGAAGGACCTGTCTGGCAGGTCGCCTGGGCTCACCCCAAGTTTGGCTCCATCATTGCCTCTTGCTCCTACGACCGAAAGGTCATTATTTGGAAAGAAACCAATGAAAAGTGGGTCAAGTTCCTTGAGAATTCCAACCACGAGTCTTCAg TTAATTCCATTGCCTGGGCCCCTCACGAGCACGGCCTGATTCTATGCTGCGGTAGCTCCGATGGCTCAGTTTCCATCATCAACAGCAACACAACCATCGCTGGACAGTGGGAAGTTAAGAAAATTGTCCCCGCTCACACC aTTGGCTGCAATGCTGTCAGCTGGGCGCCAGCGGAAACACCAAATTCGCTCTTTGATTCAAACAGCAACAAGCTTGTCAAAAGAATAGTCACCGGAGGTTGCGACAACCTGGTCAAGATTTGGAG AGAGGATGGCGACCAGTGGGTAGAAGAAGCGAAATTGGAACGCCATTCTGACTGG GTCAGAGACGTTGCTTGGGCTCCATCCTTAGGCATGCCTCGCAGCTACATCGCCAGCGGCTCTCAAGACAGGCGAGTAATCATCTGGAGCAAGCACGGAAACGAAGACTGGAGGCATACTGTTCTCAACACGTTTGATGATGTCATTTGGAGCGTCAGCTGGTCCCTTACGGGCAACATCCTGGCTGTTACTGGTGGAGACAACAAA gtgACCCTTTGGAGGCGAGACCCCGTTTCTGATGACCAGTGGACGTGTATCAGCGATGTGAACAAAGGTCAGGGCCAGGTGATTGCCGGAGAGCAAAGAGCCTTGTGA